The DNA region GTAAACAAAATAATTCTCTGCTATTCACTGTCTAGATCTTATCTGCTGCTCTACGTCCTGTACTCCTAACAGTACCTGAAGATTTTATTTGTCCTGGCTGTGGTTTTCAGTCCGTGACCTTGTTGAAATGTGACACATTCAGTTGTGAGCATGTTACCTTTCTACCATCAGGTGTTTACAGGATGCTGAGGTTTTACTGAAGCTAACTGAGGAAGTGAATGCAACCCTCAGGAACAAAGTGAGCGCTTTTTTTTATACATCCCTTATGATTTGATTGTCTTGAACTTGCAGAGATGCACATATATCCTCTTTGACAGACAATTGCACACACAGATGCCTTAACCCCCCCTTTtcttcctcattcattccaGGCTTCTGTGAATACTGAGTTAGTGCGCTGTCTGTCGAGAACAGCGAGGGGAACTCTTCCTCCGTTAGCAGCAGCTGTAGGAGGTCTGGCCAGCCAGGAAGTTCTCAAGGCCATCACAGGGAAGTTTGCACCACTGCAGCAATGGGTAGGCTACTCTACTTGAACTGTAGACCTCCTTTTTTAGAAGTAAAATGGTGCTTTTTGAAAGTTCAGTAGCTCATTGTCTTTCAATATTTGTTTCTCATGTGTTTAGTTTTATCTGGATGCCATCGAAGTAGTCAGGCCACTTCAatctgtttctgctgaagagttTTTCCCGAGGGGTGATCGGTATGATGGATTACGAGCATGCATTGGTGAATCAATGTGTCTAGAACTGCACAAGCTTAAGGTCTTCATGGTAAGGATTGTGCAGTACATCCAAGACCACTTTTATATTGAATTATATTAAGGTTTATGTCCAAATGAACCCTAAAATGTCTTCTCTTCCAGGTGGGCTGTGGTGCCATTGGCTGTGAAATGCTGAAAAACTTTGCCCTGCTTGGAGTGGGATTGACCAAGAGCTCAGGAGAGGTGGGTGTTCATTCTGCATTTCCTCTCCTCGGTTTGACtgtatttctttatgttttgcAATATATCTCATAGCTTGGCCATATGTATCTAGTGAAACATTGCACTCTGCATCTGTCAATCCTCAGGTATGCATCACAGACCCAGACCTAATAGAAAAGTCCAACCTCAATCGGCAGTTTCTCTTCAGACCACATCATATACAGGTGAACAGATTCCTCATTCCCTTTTCTTCAACCTTCTCAACTGTAATGCCGTATTCCCTCAGCTTCACTAGTAGCAATGTGTGAAATTGTGTCTCTTCTGCTGTGCAGCTGTGTTATGTAGGAAGTAGGAAAATGTAAGATCGGACTGGTAATTGCTGATGCTGAAACACTCAGATTACAATCAGAGCTAAATCAAACATGATTGTAATCAACgacacggacatttacacactTTTTTTCCTGATCTTCCTGTCTCTCAGAAACCGAAGAGTACCACAGCAGCAGAAGCCACTCGCGAAATCAACCCAGACCTGCAGGTGGATGCTCAACTCAACAAGGTGTGTCCAGCTACTGAGAGCATCTACAATGACTCCTTCTACTCCCGCCTGAACCTAGTGGTCACTGCGCTGGACAACGTGGAGGCCCGGAGATATGTAGATAGGTTGGTGCAAATATTAACGTGACACAAATTGTACTCTCCAAACCATTCAGTTGATTTTAGCTTCTTTCCCATAAACAGCGGCCCTAGAATGATTTTTATTGACTGAACCTACCCCTCGTCAGGAACTCAGAAAGAGCATGCTTATGAGATGAATGCAGGAATTGACAGACATTGAGTTtctacatatattttattttcagccgCTGtgtatccaatcagaaacctctCCTGGACTCTGGCACCATGGGAACTAAAGGACACACAGAAAtcattgtgccaaatttgacagAGTCCTACAATAGCcatgtgagtatgtgtgtgatcatatttgtgtttttatgcctccacacggATAACAGATGTGGCTAGCAGCACTATGTCTTCAGggtttccatccatccatttgtctgttcatttcttgtgaacgtgatatgtCAAGAatgccttcagggaatttctagcctggttccagaccatagaccccgcccactcaactgagtaggcttgcatctctggtctggcatacttcactgaatttgcgatttatctcgtccaaacactggatggaccaatgaacgctgggggtctagcgattagctaatcagcgccacgctgatgtcaagctgtacgccggtgggtaactggtgaggatagcaacaatggcgaccgctacagatcctacagaccacattaacgatgctatcgaggtatttcgccgctactcgcgttaatggaggactaaattaaggaagctgccaaactggatttaacggcgatgcagctgggcgtgcacgacaatggagacattttaaacgggcaatgctcacttgttttcggcaccctcgaggcatggatactaatgacgtcagattcagggtgagtcgttgatctgtactgattggttagggaaaaatcaaattccctcccccttgtaaatccccttcaatggaagccatgtcagactgaaggttctgggagcttcagtctgacactcaggctagggaatttcctcagatttggcacaaacgtccacttggactcaacaatgaactgattacctttaggtggtcaaagatcacagtgacctcgCGTCAGTCCTGTTCTCATGAATGTGGGAAGGAATTTCTTTAGAATTGGCACAAATggccacttggactcaaggatgagcTGAtgagactttggtggtcaaaggtcactgtgacctcacaaaactattttttggCCATAAATCAAGAATCTACTCGCTAATTAAGACAACATTTGACACACATGTCTAATGGGAGcaaatgatgaactgatgacaatttatattcaaaaggtcaaaggtcagcttcaacATTTGGTCACATCCTCAATTGGACACTAACACCTccgtccaccttgaaactggtgACTGAATAGATCTTtttgggttgaagatgtgtatgaagcatccatgtttaagAATGTATTGCTTCTTTGTgccaacatccatatttgaagcattgtctactgtcatggcgaCATATCACGACAGACGTGAGTAtaaactgtaacttgactggatgatggaggcatacaactacAAGGCATTAGTTTTAGTTCATTCCTTGATTTATCTCagtctcacacagacacagacatttgtttttacagtgcTCCTAACTAAATCTATCCTGTCCTTTGCTTACCAGAGGGACCCCCCAGAAGAGGAGATCCCATTCTGCACTCTCAAGTCTTTCCCCTCTGTCATAGAGCACACCATTCAGTGGGCCAGAGACAAGGTCAGCCTGCTCAAAACCCAACAtgtcatcaatgttatcatttTTGACGGTGTGTGACAGTGTTCTGTCCTGACTTTCCTAAttttaaacttttcttttttgggttTGTCTAGTTTGAGAATTCGTTTGTCCACAAGCCCTCCATGTACAACTCCTTCTGGCAGACCCACTCCTCAGCTGAAGCCGTGCTTCAGGTAAGACTTTGTACGCTGCAAGTGTTGTCTGACTTATTGTAAGTTGCCTTTGTGTTGATCCTTGCCAGcaatgtatattttatttgaagatttttttttgtgtgtgtgtgtgtgttgtagaaAATGCAGGTGGGGGAAAGTCTTGAGGGGGCATTCCAGGTCATTAAGCTGCTTAGCAAACGGCCTAGCACATGGGAACATTGCATCAGTATTGCCCGTTTGAAATTCGAAAAGTATTTCAAGAGAAAGGTAAGGAGTTTCTTCCTGAAAATACATATTCATTCAATAGATTTTATGTACAAGTGTGTTAGAGCACCTCCACAacactgattttgttttgatgtAGGCCCTACAACTGTTGCACTCTTTCCCCCTGGACACAAGGTTAAAAGATGGAAGTAAGTTTTCCTCAAACACGTTTTCCTCCTAAGTTACAAAATTATTTTAGTCATTTAATATGAAAACTACAGTATAAATGTAATAAACTTAAAAGCAAAGTaaatagtgatttttttcttcccttcttAGGTTTGTTTTGGCAGTCCCCAAAAAGACCTCCAGCACCTTTTGAGTTTGACTTGAAAGACTCTTTGTGAGTATAATGCTCCTACATTACAGTTTAAGGCTTTCTTGTATTGTATGTGTCATATCTAAACTCTTCAAACCCTCCTCTTTCCCCGTCAGGCACATCACTTTCATTGTCAGCACTGCACGGCTCTTTGCAGGAATTTATAACATCCCTTACTCAGAAAAGGTAGGTCAAGTACACTCACGCCTACACTCTCATAATCACTTGCActtactgactgactgaactttTTCGTCTTTCTCAGGATCTCTCTGAAGAGACCATAATCAGGGTTCTGTCAGATGTCAAAATTCCTGAGTACAGGCCCTCAGAGAAAGTAAGTGCCTCCATTGATCTGGTATTTGATGTCTATTTAAGTGTAAAATGAATCCTAATCTTGTTGATTGTTGTGGATCTGTCCTTTCCAGTGTATAGAGACAGATGAGACGGCAAAGAAGCCTGATCACATGAAGATGCCTCTAAGCAgtgaagaggagagggaggccaTCATACAGCTGGAGCAGGCCATTGCTACTGGCAATGTCACAGCAGGTtcagaaacacaacaaatagTCAACAGGCAGATTTGTAGATGGACACTCAAAATGACAGCTAAATCAGAAACTTGGAGGGGTGTCAGTAATATGTGTTACAACAGGAACAGGCACTTTCTCCTTATTATTAGATGGGCAAGACTAAATTACAAACATTGTAAAACTATGTCTGATAACCAGTGACAATGTTGTGCTTTCACATGCAGAGAGGTTACAGATGAGTCCACTGCAGTTTGAAAAGGACGATGATGGCAACGGACACATGGACTTTGTCACATCAGCATCTGCCCTCAGAGCCAAGATGTACTCCATCGAGCCCGCTGACAGACTCAAGACCAAACGAATTGCTGGCAAGATCATTCCTGCTATTGCCACGGCAACAGCTGCTGTGGCTGGACTGGTGAGAACCGTTTACAATCTTTCCATATATGCTATTGATGGTTTAACTTGGTGCCATGTTTTTGAAGGACCTACAAATATTGGGCAATGTCATTTTCAATTCAAGAACAGCAGACTTTTGCATTCAGCATTATTGCTTGATACATGGTCATcagtattttttccatttctttaaATATGACAGTGCAAATGACCTCAATGCCTGCCTCTGAGGGGGTGGGACCATGTACTTTTTATACCTTCACAGTGGCGATAGCCTTAGTCGGCggcattttgttttcaggttgtccatcctTCCTATCCGTCCACGTGGAACGTGATGTCTCATGAACGCTTTGAGGAAATTTcgtcaaatttgacacaaacgtccccTTGATcttaacaatgaaatgattacattttggtgatcataggtcaaaggtcggggtcactgtgaccctgtctatctcattcttgtgaacacagtatccttttttcaaatttggcacgaatGTTTACTTGggctcaatgatgaactgatttggTTTTGGTGGTtagaggtcaaggtcagtgtgaccttaaaaaaaaactgtgtttaaaagtAAAGTGTACCATGCCTCATGGAAATGTAGCAGCAAGTCAGTTCAGCAGTATTCAGTAGTCTGATGGCCTGTTGGTAGaagctgtttgtcagtcttgTTGTCCTGGATTTCACACTCCTGTAGCATCTTCCTGATGGCAGAAGTGTGAAAAGACTGTGGTTGGGGTGTGTTCTGTCCTTGATGATGTCATTGGCCTTCCTAATGACCGTGCTGCTGTTGTGAATGTCCTAAATGGatgggaaggctgtgatcacctcaagggaatttcttcaaatttggcacaaacgttcacatggactcagtgatgaactgatgagattttggtggtcaaatgtcaaggtcactgtgtgaACAGAGTTTCTCCACAACACTTCAGTggaatttgacacaaacatgcGCTTGGATTGAAGAAtaaattgattagaatttggagGTGAAGgatcaaggtcagtgtgacctgactgtatagatctctGTTGCCGAGGGGAAGATGCGCAtgtagcatccatgttttcacagacatggatgtaagctgagagagaaatgtgacctgtgtgcagaggcatacaaccgcagGGCGGTAATAGTTTCAGGCTGCGCCAGACAGGGCACGCTTTGGTCCAGGTCTAGCCACCAGGCACCAGAGGGGGGCTTCAGTTTCCCTGTTGCATTGTCAGAGGTTAGGTTTTTGTtgatacaaaaactttatttgatCATGAAGCTCAATGTTTCTGTACAGTTCTCTGATTTATCAGTCAAGTGAATGAACTACACTACAGACTTGATTAttaacagtgacaaacagagtgatGCTGACTCAACTCCAGGTCCAACCAGGGTTGGGAAAaagcaccagccaccagccaaatgatggtaaaatatgcaagtggctgctggatttacttcactcaccagccaaaaaaaaacagtggttaTCTGTTGAGAGGCTGGTAG from Epinephelus fuscoguttatus linkage group LG3, E.fuscoguttatus.final_Chr_v1 includes:
- the uba6 gene encoding ubiquitin-like modifier-activating enzyme 6; the protein is MAADSMEIDDSLYSRQRYVLGDSAMHQMAQSSVFLSGMGGLGIEIAKNIVLAGVKAVTLHDTKQCETWDLGSNFFIHKEDVLSQRRRVEAVCPRVAELNPYVHVDMSYSALDNNTDLSFLAKYQCVILTEARLSLQKRVNEFCHSQRPPIRFIGCDAYGICVRVFCDFGDEFEVSDPTGEEPKEIFIQSITQDNPGLVTCMDNQPHGLQTGQCVVFREVNGMEEINGTARQVSVLSPYSFAIGDTSQLQPYAHGGFFVLVKTPKTYRFETIERQLCDPQVLIPDFSKPEAPLQIHAAMLALDIFQEQHSRLPNIGCLQDAEVLLKLTEEVNATLRNKASVNTELVRCLSRTARGTLPPLAAAVGGLASQEVLKAITGKFAPLQQWFYLDAIEVVRPLQSVSAEEFFPRGDRYDGLRACIGESMCLELHKLKVFMVGCGAIGCEMLKNFALLGVGLTKSSGEVCITDPDLIEKSNLNRQFLFRPHHIQKPKSTTAAEATREINPDLQVDAQLNKVCPATESIYNDSFYSRLNLVVTALDNVEARRYVDSRCVSNQKPLLDSGTMGTKGHTEIIVPNLTESYNSHRDPPEEEIPFCTLKSFPSVIEHTIQWARDKFENSFVHKPSMYNSFWQTHSSAEAVLQKMQVGESLEGAFQVIKLLSKRPSTWEHCISIARLKFEKYFKRKALQLLHSFPLDTRLKDGSLFWQSPKRPPAPFEFDLKDSLHITFIVSTARLFAGIYNIPYSEKDLSEETIIRVLSDVKIPEYRPSEKCIETDETAKKPDHMKMPLSSEEEREAIIQLEQAIATGNVTAERLQMSPLQFEKDDDGNGHMDFVTSASALRAKMYSIEPADRLKTKRIAGKIIPAIATATAAVAGLVALELVKVVGGYEFESFRNCFFNLAIPVVVLTEPAAVKQSHIRDNIYFSIWDCWTIFGHEDFTLSDFMNAVREKYGIEPTMVVYGVKMLYVPVMPGHSKRLKLTMQKLIKPSADRRYVDLTVSFAPEADGDDDLPGPPVRYFFSRNGETP